Below is a genomic region from Cellulomonas sp. P24.
GAGCTCGGCGCGCCGCCCGAAGGCGTAGCGCCCCTCTCGCGCGCCGCGACCGGTGTGCGACCATAGTCCCGTGGCCTCCCGCGGAGACGGACTTCTGTCGCACGACCTCCTTCCCGGCGAGAAGGGCCCGCAGGACGCCTGCGGGGTCTTCGGCGTCTGGGCCCCCGGTGAGGAGGTTGCCAAGCTCACCTACTTCGGCCTGTACGCGCTGCAGCACCGCGGCCAGGAGTCGGCCGGCATCGCGACCTCGAACGGTGAGCAGCTGCTCGTCTACAAGGACATGGGACTCGTCTCGCAGGTGTTCGACGAGACAGCGCTCAACGCCCTGCACGGGCACATCGCGATCGGCCACACGCGCTACTCGACCACCGGTGGCAGCACGTGGGAGAACGCGCAGCCGACCCTCGGCCCGACGGCGGGCGGCACGGTCGCCCTCGCGCACAACGGGAACCTGACGAACACGGCGGACCTCGTCGACCTGGTCGCCGAGCGGCACGGTGCGCAGCGCCGCGGCGAGCTCGCCCGGGGCAACACGACGGACACGGCCCTGATCACCGCGCTGTTCGCCGGCGACCCGGACCGCACCCTCGAGGCCACCGCGCTCGAGGTCCTGCCGCGGCTCCGCGGCGCGTTCTGCCTCGTCTTCATGGACGAGCACACGCTGTACGCCGCGCGTGACGCGCAGGGTGTGCGCCCGCTCGTGCTCGGCCGCCTCGAGCGCGGCTGGGTCGTCGCGAGCGAGACCTCGGCGCTCGACATCGTCGGGGCGTCGTTCGTCCGCGAGGTCGAGCCGGGCGAGCTCATCGCGATCGACTCGGACGGCCTGCGGTCGAGCCGGTTCGCGGCCGTCGAGCGCGCCGGGTGCGTGTTCGAGTACGTGTACCTCGCCCGCCCGGACACGTCGATCGCCGGGCGGTCCGTGCACGCGGCGCGCGTCGACATGGGCCGGCGCCTCGCGAAGGAGCACCCGGTCGAGGCGGACCTGGTGATCCCGGTCCCCGAGTCGGGGACGCCCGCGGCGGTCGGCTACGCGGCCGAGTCGGGGATCCCGTTCGGGCAGGGTCTGACGAAGAACGCATACGTCGGCCGGACGTTCATCCAGCCGTCGCAGACGCTGCGGCAGCTCGGGATCCGGCTCAAGCTCAACCCGCTGCGCGAGGTGATCCGCGGCAAGCGGCTCGTCGTCGTCGACGACTCGATCGTCCGGGGCAACACGCAGCGTGCCCTGATCCGGATGCTCCGGGAGGCCGGGGCCGCCGAGGTGCACGTGCGCATCAGCTCTCCGCCGGTCAAGTGGCCGTGCTTCTACGGCATCGACTTCGCGTCGCGCGCGGAGCTGATCGCCAACGGTCTCGACGCGCAGGCGATCGGCGCCTCCCTCGGTGCGGACACGCTCGGCTACATCTCGCTCGACGGGATGATCGAGGCGACCGAGCAGCCGGCCAGCCAGCTCTGCGCCGCGTGCTTCACCGGCCGGTACCCGATCGAGCTGCCGCCGTCGGACCGCCTCGGCAAGACGCTGCTCGAGCAGAGCGAGCTCCCGCTCGGTGCCCCCGAGGACAACCTGCCGACGTTGACCGTCGCGGCCGGTGGCGCGAACGCGCTGGACCACCCGTGACGGGCGACCAGCCCGCGGTCACCTACGCCGCGGCGGGTGTCGACACCGAGGCCGGCGACCGTGCGGTCGAGCTGATGAAGGACGCCGTCCGGGCCACCCACGGTCCGCAGGTGCTCGGCGGGGTGGGCGGGTTCGCCGGGCTGTACGACGCGAGCGCCCTCACGGCCTACCGCCGTCCGCTGCTCGCGACCTCGACCGACGGTGTCGGCACCAAGGTGGCGATCGCCCAGGCGATGGACATCCACGACACGATCGGGTTCGACCTGGTCGGCATGGTCGTCGACG
It encodes:
- the purF gene encoding amidophosphoribosyltransferase, whose protein sequence is MASRGDGLLSHDLLPGEKGPQDACGVFGVWAPGEEVAKLTYFGLYALQHRGQESAGIATSNGEQLLVYKDMGLVSQVFDETALNALHGHIAIGHTRYSTTGGSTWENAQPTLGPTAGGTVALAHNGNLTNTADLVDLVAERHGAQRRGELARGNTTDTALITALFAGDPDRTLEATALEVLPRLRGAFCLVFMDEHTLYAARDAQGVRPLVLGRLERGWVVASETSALDIVGASFVREVEPGELIAIDSDGLRSSRFAAVERAGCVFEYVYLARPDTSIAGRSVHAARVDMGRRLAKEHPVEADLVIPVPESGTPAAVGYAAESGIPFGQGLTKNAYVGRTFIQPSQTLRQLGIRLKLNPLREVIRGKRLVVVDDSIVRGNTQRALIRMLREAGAAEVHVRISSPPVKWPCFYGIDFASRAELIANGLDAQAIGASLGADTLGYISLDGMIEATEQPASQLCAACFTGRYPIELPPSDRLGKTLLEQSELPLGAPEDNLPTLTVAAGGANALDHP